Part of the bacterium genome, CGATCTGGCCCCCGCCGCGGGACGCCTCACGCTGACCTACCGGCCCCAGCTCCAGGCCGCCGCGGACCCCCTGGCGGACAATCACGATGAAACGCATTTCATCCAGGAAATTTCGGGGCTATTCGACTATATTGGGCAGGATGAACTCCGGCGCGGACGCTGCCTCGCCGGACCGCACATGGACGACATCGAGATCGCCCTGGACGGCGTCGCCCTGCGCACGTTCGGCTCGCGCGGGGAGACCCGCACCGCGGCCGTCGCGCTGAAGCTGGCCCAGGCGGATCTGGTCCATCGGACCCGCGGCCTGCGCCCGGTGCTGTTCTTCGACGACATCTTCAGCGAACTGGACAAGGACCGTTCCCGGGAGCTGCAGGAGCGGACGGCCGCGGACCACCAGGTGTTCATCGCCACCGCCCGGGGCGAGGACGTGGCG contains:
- a CDS encoding DNA replication/repair protein RecF; protein product: DLAPAAGRLTLTYRPQLQAAADPLADNHDETHFIQEISGLFDYIGQDELRRGRCLAGPHMDDIEIALDGVALRTFGSRGETRTAAVALKLAQADLVHRTRGLRPVLFFDDIFSELDKDRSRELQERTAADHQVFIATARGEDVAGWDPPGRLTWRIDAGRVTPSP